In the genome of Hymenobacter taeanensis, one region contains:
- a CDS encoding substrate-binding domain-containing protein, whose product MNRCSFLPAFFRLCGLCCGILLWLVGCSPSTPPPKYTIGFSQCTNGDAWRQAMLAGMQKELSFYPEVRFRIKDAHDDSRLQEKQIREFLREKVDLLIVSANEAEPITPIVEEAFNRGIPVVILDRRTTSKLYTAYVGGNNLEVGQAAGNYVGNLLQGRGNVLEVLGAPGASPAVDRHRGFAQALASYPGLHLVAQVHGDWKRPSVMARLPTILRQHPETNLIFAHNDRMALGAYQVCKKLGLDQRIRVIGVDGLPGPHGGLQFVQDGVLAATMLYPPGGEEAIRTAMKILRKETYEKENTLSTMVIDSTNVLTMKLQTEKLTSQQQDIQRQQRLLQQQRDTYASQQTVLYVLAAALLGAGVLGLLVWRAFRANRRINRQLGEQNQEILSQRNQIQEFAERARVETEAKLRFFTNFSHELRTPLTLILGPVEEMLTSGPEMPAAQRQDLGLIRRNAQRLLQLVNQLMDFRKIDVGKMPVRATEGNLVAFVREIMDVFERPARQRGISLRFLPAEPVIPLWFDVNILDKVFFNLLSNALKFTPDRGHITVSIQPLPADRTVRISVEDDGSGISDEDKAHIFEWFYQGQQSVAKGSGMGLALALGLTRLHQGQLTFTSQPGKGSTFVVTLPLELPATLRSDSPSALVSPAFALDEGITNPGLAPDLAGTLATGASSEALVLVIEDNPEVNAFLAQKLQPHFQVSTAFDGATGLRMAAESIPDLIVCDVMLPELSGLEVVAQLKGDWRTSHIPVVLLTARNAPEQQVEGVQAGADLYLTKPFNPTFLLESLRTLLANREKQREHFRRELSVDTVTVAPQRVDQKFLADLTAIIEANLSRSELSVEDVARSLGISRVQLYRKVKAVLGTGVTDFIQGIRLTKARQLLLDDELTIAEVAYQLGFSSPSYFSTSFKARYQVSPSEFRAMHTTAG is encoded by the coding sequence ATGAATCGTTGTTCTTTCCTACCGGCGTTTTTTAGGCTCTGCGGCCTATGCTGCGGCATTCTGCTGTGGTTGGTGGGCTGCTCCCCTTCTACCCCACCTCCCAAGTACACCATCGGCTTTTCGCAGTGTACCAATGGCGATGCGTGGCGGCAGGCTATGCTGGCGGGCATGCAGAAGGAGCTGAGCTTTTATCCCGAAGTGCGCTTTCGCATCAAGGATGCCCACGATGACAGCCGGCTGCAGGAAAAGCAGATCCGGGAGTTCCTGCGGGAAAAGGTAGATCTGCTCATCGTATCCGCCAACGAGGCTGAGCCCATTACGCCCATCGTAGAAGAAGCCTTTAACCGGGGCATTCCCGTCGTGATTCTTGACCGGCGTACCACGTCTAAGCTCTACACGGCTTACGTGGGTGGCAATAACCTGGAGGTGGGCCAGGCCGCCGGCAACTACGTAGGCAACCTGCTGCAGGGCCGGGGCAACGTGCTGGAGGTGCTGGGCGCGCCCGGCGCCTCTCCGGCCGTAGATCGGCACCGGGGCTTTGCACAGGCACTGGCCTCCTACCCTGGCCTACACTTAGTGGCTCAAGTGCACGGCGACTGGAAGCGCCCCTCCGTAATGGCGCGCCTGCCCACCATACTGCGCCAGCACCCTGAAACCAACCTGATTTTTGCCCACAACGACCGCATGGCCCTGGGTGCCTATCAGGTCTGTAAGAAGCTGGGCCTTGATCAGCGCATTCGGGTGATTGGGGTTGATGGGCTGCCGGGGCCGCACGGAGGCCTGCAGTTTGTGCAGGATGGCGTGCTGGCGGCTACCATGCTGTACCCGCCCGGCGGGGAAGAGGCCATCCGGACGGCCATGAAAATTCTGCGCAAAGAGACCTACGAGAAAGAGAACACGCTCAGCACCATGGTCATCGACTCGACCAACGTGCTCACCATGAAGCTCCAGACCGAAAAGCTCACCAGCCAGCAGCAGGACATTCAGCGCCAGCAGCGGCTCCTACAGCAGCAGCGCGACACCTACGCCAGCCAGCAAACGGTGCTGTACGTATTGGCGGCGGCGCTGCTGGGCGCGGGCGTGCTAGGCCTGCTGGTGTGGCGGGCGTTTCGGGCCAACCGGCGCATCAATCGGCAGCTGGGCGAGCAGAATCAGGAAATACTCTCGCAGCGCAACCAGATTCAGGAGTTTGCGGAGCGGGCCCGGGTAGAGACGGAGGCCAAGCTTCGCTTCTTTACCAACTTTTCGCACGAGCTGCGCACCCCGCTTACACTTATTTTGGGGCCCGTTGAGGAAATGCTCACCAGCGGCCCGGAGATGCCCGCCGCCCAGCGCCAGGACCTGGGCCTCATCCGGCGCAATGCCCAGCGCCTGCTGCAACTCGTTAATCAGCTCATGGATTTCCGCAAGATTGATGTGGGCAAAATGCCCGTGCGCGCTACCGAGGGCAACCTGGTGGCGTTTGTGCGCGAGATTATGGATGTGTTTGAGCGGCCAGCCCGGCAGCGCGGCATTAGTCTACGCTTTCTGCCCGCAGAGCCGGTTATTCCGCTCTGGTTTGATGTGAACATTCTGGATAAGGTATTCTTTAATCTGCTCAGCAACGCCCTAAAGTTTACGCCCGACCGGGGCCACATCACCGTCAGCATTCAGCCCCTGCCCGCCGACCGCACGGTGCGCATAAGCGTGGAAGATGACGGCAGCGGCATTTCAGATGAAGACAAAGCCCACATTTTTGAGTGGTTTTACCAAGGCCAGCAGTCAGTGGCGAAAGGCTCTGGCATGGGCCTGGCCCTGGCGCTGGGTCTCACTCGCCTGCACCAAGGCCAGCTTACCTTCACCAGCCAGCCCGGCAAGGGCAGCACCTTCGTGGTAACGCTGCCCCTGGAGCTGCCCGCTACCCTGCGTTCTGATAGCCCATCTGCCCTGGTTTCGCCGGCATTCGCGCTTGATGAAGGCATTACCAACCCGGGCTTAGCACCAGACCTTGCCGGCACACTTGCGACGGGCGCCAGCAGCGAAGCCCTGGTGCTCGTTATTGAGGATAACCCCGAAGTCAACGCCTTTCTGGCGCAGAAGCTGCAGCCACACTTCCAGGTAAGCACGGCTTTCGATGGGGCTACTGGCCTACGAATGGCCGCGGAGTCAATCCCTGACCTGATTGTGTGCGATGTGATGCTGCCCGAGCTGAGTGGCCTGGAAGTGGTAGCCCAACTAAAAGGCGACTGGCGCACCTCCCATATACCAGTGGTGCTGCTTACGGCCCGCAATGCCCCCGAGCAGCAGGTAGAAGGCGTGCAGGCTGGCGCCGACCTTTACCTCACTAAACCCTTCAACCCCACGTTTCTGCTCGAAAGCCTGCGCACGTTGCTTGCCAACCGCGAGAAACAGCGGGAGCATTTCCGGCGGGAGCTTTCCGTAGACACCGTTACAGTGGCTCCGCAGCGCGTAGACCAGAAGTTCCTGGCCGACCTCACGGCCATTATAGAAGCTAACCTTAGCCGCTCGGAGCTCAGCGTGGAGGATGTGGCTCGCAGCCTCGGTATTTCGCGGGTGCAGCTCTACCGCAAAGTAAAGGCCGTGCTGGGCACCGGCGTTACTGATTTTATTCAGGGAATCCGCCTTACCAAAGCCCGCCAGCTCCTGCTCGATGATGAGCTGACCATTGCCGAAGTGGCCTACCAGCTTGGCTTTTCCTCGCCCTCGTATTTCTCTACCAGCTTCAAAGCACGCTACCAAGTTTCGCCCTCTGAGTTTCGGGCCATGCATACCACAGCTGGCTAG
- a CDS encoding Fur family transcriptional regulator has translation MASSDRISQTLVRHELRQTPVRRAVLQTLLDSSFALSGNEIEQKIGSEIDRITLYRTLKTFEESGLIHRVIDTSDTVRYAACSIECSAHEHFDNHVHFKCTNCQHIYCLNQVAIPAVTLPAKFEAKTRDYLLAGVCRECQE, from the coding sequence ATGGCAAGTTCTGACCGTATTTCACAAACCCTCGTTCGCCACGAGCTGCGCCAGACGCCCGTGCGCCGGGCCGTGCTCCAAACGCTGCTTGATTCCTCCTTCGCCCTTTCGGGGAATGAGATTGAGCAAAAGATTGGGAGCGAGATTGACCGAATCACGCTGTATCGCACCCTCAAAACCTTTGAGGAAAGCGGTCTGATTCATCGGGTGATTGATACCAGCGACACGGTGCGCTACGCCGCCTGCTCTATTGAATGCAGTGCCCACGAGCACTTTGATAACCACGTGCATTTTAAGTGTACCAATTGCCAGCACATTTACTGCCTTAACCAGGTAGCCATTCCGGCCGTGACGCTGCCCGCTAAGTTTGAGGCTAAAACCCGCGACTACCTGCTGGCCGGGGTGTGCCGCGAGTGCCAGGAATAA
- a CDS encoding UDP-glucose--hexose-1-phosphate uridylyltransferase codes for MSEFNPKEQAHRRFNPLNGEWILVSPHRSKRPWQGQQEAPDRSQRPTYDPTCYLCPGNTRANGEVNPNYEGTFVFDNDFAALTPEVPTGSTDIGGLLRAEAESGVGRVICFSPRHDLTLPEMSVSDIRRVVDVWTDEYRTLGARPDINYVQIFENKGQVMGCSNPHPHGQIWAQRTVPGEPAKETTQQLAYFEKNGRSLLSDYLRIEGQEQQRIVFENAHWVVLVPYWAIWPFETLVVPRRHVQDITQLTDEEKDALAEAIQQLTIRYDNLFQTSFPYSAGLHQRPTDGQEHPEWHLHMHFYPPLLRSATVRKFMVGYELLANAQRDITAEYAAQRLREQSNVHYKQQPDVTPAPEQA; via the coding sequence ATGAGTGAGTTCAATCCGAAAGAGCAAGCGCACCGGCGCTTTAACCCGCTAAATGGCGAATGGATTCTGGTGTCGCCGCACCGCTCTAAGCGGCCGTGGCAGGGTCAGCAGGAAGCCCCTGACCGTAGCCAGCGCCCTACCTACGACCCTACCTGCTACCTCTGCCCCGGCAACACGCGCGCTAATGGAGAGGTAAACCCCAACTACGAAGGCACGTTCGTATTCGACAACGACTTTGCCGCCCTTACGCCCGAGGTACCTACCGGCTCTACCGACATTGGGGGCCTATTGCGGGCAGAGGCGGAGTCGGGAGTGGGACGCGTTATCTGCTTCTCCCCACGGCACGACCTGACGCTACCGGAAATGAGCGTATCGGACATCCGGCGCGTGGTAGATGTCTGGACCGATGAGTACCGAACCCTCGGGGCCCGGCCCGACATCAACTACGTGCAGATATTCGAGAACAAAGGTCAGGTGATGGGCTGCTCTAACCCGCACCCGCACGGGCAAATCTGGGCGCAGCGCACCGTACCCGGTGAGCCCGCTAAGGAGACAACCCAGCAGCTGGCTTACTTTGAAAAGAACGGCCGCAGCCTGCTCTCTGATTATCTGAGAATTGAAGGCCAAGAGCAGCAGCGCATCGTATTTGAGAATGCGCACTGGGTGGTGCTGGTGCCGTACTGGGCCATCTGGCCCTTTGAAACACTGGTGGTACCCCGCCGCCACGTGCAGGATATCACCCAACTCACTGACGAAGAGAAAGATGCGCTGGCCGAAGCCATACAGCAGCTCACCATCCGCTACGACAACCTCTTCCAGACCTCTTTCCCATACTCCGCTGGCCTGCACCAGCGCCCCACCGATGGGCAGGAGCACCCGGAATGGCACCTGCACATGCACTTCTACCCACCCCTGTTGCGCTCAGCCACGGTTCGTAAGTTTATGGTGGGCTATGAGCTGCTAGCCAATGCCCAGCGCGATATTACGGCCGAGTACGCTGCCCAGCGCCTGCGGGAGCAGTCCAATGTGCACTACAAGCAACAGCCGGATGTAACTCCAGCACCAGAACAGGCCTAG
- the galK gene encoding galactokinase, producing MPLSSIRAAFEQQFQHQPLVVRAPGRVNLIGEHTDYNNGFVLPAAIDREIFFAVGLNGTSQIRLFSYDQQESFQTEVTAVHPSETQWANYLLGVVAQFQGKGITIPGFDCVFGGNVPIGAGLSSSAAVECGLAFALNTLLNTNLERMQLARMSQLAEHTYAGVQCGIMDQFASLFGQAGHVVRLDCRSLEYAYFPFDTTHHQLVLCNSGVKHSLASSEYNTRRQECEQGVSILRQYYPEVQSLRDATLAQLEEHRQELGDVVYRRCSYVVEENLRVEAACQSLVAGDLRAFGQEMYGSHAGLRDKYEVSCPELDVLVELAQEFPGVLGSRMMGGGFGGCTINLVETGQVEAFVQHATQGYQQRLGLPLETYQTTITAGVGVLEPTIA from the coding sequence ATGCCCTTGTCCTCTATTCGGGCTGCCTTTGAGCAGCAGTTCCAGCATCAGCCCCTGGTGGTGCGCGCTCCTGGCCGCGTTAATCTGATTGGTGAGCATACGGATTACAATAATGGCTTTGTATTGCCCGCCGCCATCGACCGTGAAATATTTTTTGCGGTAGGCCTGAACGGAACTTCCCAAATCCGTCTGTTCTCCTACGATCAGCAGGAGTCATTTCAGACGGAGGTAACCGCTGTGCATCCCAGCGAAACGCAGTGGGCTAATTACCTGCTGGGCGTAGTAGCACAGTTTCAGGGCAAGGGAATAACTATACCCGGCTTCGACTGCGTGTTTGGTGGCAATGTGCCCATTGGCGCGGGCCTGTCATCGTCGGCGGCCGTAGAATGTGGCTTAGCCTTCGCCCTCAACACCCTGCTCAACACCAACCTGGAGCGCATGCAGCTAGCCCGCATGAGCCAGCTGGCCGAGCACACCTATGCCGGCGTACAGTGCGGCATCATGGACCAGTTCGCCAGTTTGTTTGGGCAGGCCGGCCACGTAGTACGCCTCGACTGCCGGTCGTTGGAGTACGCCTATTTTCCCTTCGATACCACGCATCATCAACTGGTGCTGTGCAACTCAGGAGTGAAGCACTCCTTAGCCAGCTCTGAGTACAATACCCGCCGCCAAGAGTGCGAGCAAGGTGTATCTATTCTGCGGCAGTATTACCCTGAGGTGCAAAGCCTGCGCGATGCTACCTTGGCCCAGCTGGAAGAGCACCGGCAGGAGCTAGGCGACGTAGTGTACCGCCGCTGCAGCTACGTGGTGGAGGAAAACCTGCGCGTAGAAGCAGCCTGCCAGAGCTTGGTAGCCGGTGACCTGCGCGCGTTTGGCCAAGAAATGTATGGTTCGCACGCTGGCCTGCGCGATAAGTACGAAGTAAGCTGCCCTGAGCTGGATGTACTGGTGGAACTGGCCCAGGAATTTCCGGGGGTGCTGGGTTCCCGGATGATGGGGGGCGGCTTCGGCGGCTGCACCATTAATCTGGTAGAAACCGGCCAGGTTGAGGCCTTCGTGCAGCACGCTACTCAAGGCTACCAGCAGCGCCTAGGCCTGCCCCTCGAAACCTACCAGACCACCATTACGGCCGGAGTAGGCGTGCTGGAGCCTACCATTGCGTAA
- a CDS encoding EamA family transporter: MWVLFSLLAALSAAAVVTLSKVGVKNIESSLAFAIQSVLIITVAWSVVAYQGHLSQIAQIDRRTWLFLIAAGIVTCLSSLFSFQALKLGQASRTSSFDKISLVFSIILASVFLKEKLTWQVILGATLMAGGAILIAFSKPSEG; encoded by the coding sequence ATGTGGGTATTGTTTTCATTGTTAGCGGCGCTTTCTGCTGCTGCTGTTGTAACGCTATCAAAAGTAGGCGTAAAAAATATTGAGTCCAGCCTAGCCTTTGCCATTCAATCGGTGCTGATTATTACGGTAGCCTGGAGCGTGGTGGCCTACCAGGGGCACCTCTCCCAAATTGCACAAATAGACCGGCGCACATGGCTTTTTCTGATTGCAGCGGGCATTGTTACTTGTTTGTCTTCGCTGTTTTCGTTTCAGGCCTTGAAGCTAGGTCAGGCTTCGCGCACGTCATCATTCGATAAAATCTCCCTAGTGTTTTCTATCATTCTGGCCAGTGTATTTCTGAAAGAGAAACTCACCTGGCAAGTAATACTTGGGGCCACTCTCATGGCCGGTGGTGCTATTCTTATTGCCTTCTCCAAACCCTCAGAGGGCTAG
- a CDS encoding DUF1206 domain-containing protein yields MEAASPLPNLELPTPADGLKAWTRTGFASIGFVHLVLGGLAAMAALGVRGSNTPNQREVFQAIQHMPLGQVLLWLVAGGLLGYVAWRMAQAFYDTEGKGTTIQGIAVRCFYCFSGLLYGFLAYYAGKLAWYGHLPKAPETGKSTLQQVLHHPHGQAIVALIGLVVLGASAVQLYRAWSGKFDTDVNSSPFTHAQRRLVYHMGQIGYTARGIVLGSMGYFCFLAAQHANGNEIRDTEGCFNAFQAIGPHVLSLVATGLIIYGLYMLVQARFPILRGL; encoded by the coding sequence ATGGAAGCCGCCTCTCCCCTACCCAACCTAGAACTCCCTACGCCTGCCGACGGCCTTAAAGCCTGGACTCGTACTGGTTTTGCCTCAATTGGGTTTGTACACCTTGTACTAGGAGGCCTAGCCGCTATGGCAGCCCTTGGCGTGCGAGGCAGCAACACGCCTAACCAGCGGGAGGTATTTCAGGCAATCCAGCACATGCCTTTAGGCCAGGTACTATTGTGGCTGGTGGCAGGAGGTTTGTTGGGTTACGTAGCTTGGCGCATGGCACAGGCCTTTTATGACACAGAAGGCAAGGGTACTACAATTCAGGGAATTGCCGTGCGTTGTTTTTACTGCTTTAGCGGACTGCTGTACGGATTTTTAGCTTACTATGCGGGCAAGCTAGCTTGGTACGGGCATTTACCAAAAGCCCCCGAAACGGGCAAATCAACCTTGCAACAGGTACTGCACCACCCACACGGCCAAGCCATAGTGGCGCTTATAGGCCTAGTGGTACTTGGGGCCAGCGCCGTTCAGTTATACCGGGCCTGGTCTGGTAAATTTGATACCGATGTTAATTCCAGCCCGTTCACGCATGCCCAGCGGCGCTTGGTGTACCACATGGGCCAAATAGGCTACACTGCCCGTGGGATAGTATTGGGCAGCATGGGATATTTCTGCTTTCTAGCGGCTCAGCACGCTAACGGCAACGAGATTCGAGACACCGAAGGCTGCTTCAATGCCTTCCAGGCCATTGGACCACACGTATTAAGCCTAGTGGCTACTGGCCTCATAATTTATGGTTTGTATATGCTGGTTCAGGCTCGCTTCCCTATTCTACGGGGCCTCTAG